Proteins co-encoded in one Schistocerca cancellata isolate TAMUIC-IGC-003103 chromosome 5, iqSchCanc2.1, whole genome shotgun sequence genomic window:
- the LOC126188580 gene encoding uncharacterized protein LOC126188580, giving the protein MEEKWEWTKQDTENFIEAVASYPEIWDIYNWDFKDIVKKMCALNEISSIFDISVKEVQRKWHNLKTQFSQEVRKLQKIKSGSPGIVSDSRWSYFSAMKFLESSVATTSNRIASLSTKEEEIVTVDDVPVANEGKKRKRKESKGSGNGLIEKAEKILGQEIDALQTFGDYVASERSLNNEKM; this is encoded by the exons atggaggagaaatgGGAATGGACGAAGCAGGacacagaaaattttattgaagcCGTGGCGAGCTACCCTGAAATTTGGGACATATATAACTGGGACTTTAAGGATATAGTGAAAAAGATGTGCGCATTgaatgaaatctcgtcgatattcgacatATCAGTGAAAGAAGTACAAAGAAAGTGGCATAACTTGAAGACCCAATTTTCTCAAGAAGTTAGGAAACTGCAGAAAATAAAAAGCGGCTCTCCTGGCATAGTTTCGGATTCTCGGTGGTCATATTTTTCTGCAATGAAATTTCTAGAAAGTAGTGTTGCCACAACCTCTAACAGAATAGCTTCGCTGTCAACAAAG GAAGAAGAGATAGTTACAGTAGATGATGTGCCTGTTGCTAATGAGGGAaagaaacgaaaaagaaaggagAGTAAAGGAAGTGGTAATGGGCTCATTGAAAAGGCAGAAAAAATTTTGGGCCAGGAAATTGATGCTTTACAAACCTTTGGAGATTATGTGGCTAGTGAGCGGTCACTaaacaatgaaaaaatgtaa
- the LOC126188326 gene encoding uncharacterized protein LOC126188326: MMYLFLIPVSTISLIVPDVCRAIFDKLKRENYLKTPKTTSEWIHVAKGYEENWNFPHCIGALDGKHIVMQAPKDSGSYYYNYEHCHSVVLLALVDAIYKLLYMDVGCNGRVSDDGVFSTCVLFPALEQGHLDIPLPNPLPVKEKDTPYGITEDDAFTMKSYLMKPYPFNNQPGPNRVFNYRLFRTR; the protein is encoded by the exons atgatgtacttgtttcttattccggtcagcacgatttctctgatcgtacccgacgtatgtagagccatttttgacaaattgaaaagggaaaattatttgaag actcctaaaacaacaagtgAATGGATACATGTGGCAAAGGGTTATGAAGAGAACTGGAACTTTCCACACTGCATTGGGGCATTGGATGGGAAGCATATTGTGATGCAAGCTCCAAAAGACAGTGGAAgctattattataattatgaacATTGTCACAGTGTTGTTTTATTGGCACTTGTAGATGCCATTTACAAGTTGTTATacatggatgtaggctgcaatggAAGAGTTTCGGATGATGGTGTATTCAGTACCTGTGTGTTATTTCCAGCCTTGGAGCAAGGACATCTTGACATTCCTCTGCCCAATCCACTCCCTGTCAAAGAAAAGGACACCCCCTATGGAATCACTGAAGATGATGCATTTACAATGAAGTCATATTTAATGAAGCCCTATCCCTTCAATAACCAACCAGGTCCGAACAGAGTGTTTAATTACAGACTATTTCGGACCAGATGA